Proteins from one Sulfurovum sp. TSL1 genomic window:
- a CDS encoding leucine-rich repeat domain-containing protein, translated as MHKQALEKIALCKKKKLKYLDLSGLGLTEIPSEIAALTWLERLSLSHNHITDIRLLSSLTKLHKLSLSHNKISDLSPLISNEKMKFIFIQDNLIADITPLGHLTTLKKVVAHTNHIQNIEPLALLPELVYLDVKENPAQELKNLDAFGRLLVMKV; from the coding sequence ATGCACAAGCAAGCTTTAGAAAAAATAGCTTTATGTAAGAAAAAGAAACTCAAATACCTGGATCTCAGTGGTCTTGGACTCACGGAAATTCCTTCAGAGATAGCTGCACTCACTTGGCTTGAACGCCTTTCACTCTCCCATAACCATATTACGGATATCAGACTGCTTTCATCACTGACAAAATTGCATAAACTGTCGCTTTCCCATAATAAGATCTCTGACCTCAGCCCTTTGATATCCAATGAAAAAATGAAATTCATTTTTATCCAGGACAACCTCATAGCTGATATCACACCTCTGGGTCACCTCACGACACTCAAAAAAGTGGTTGCCCATACCAATCATATACAAAACATCGAACCCCTGGCATTATTGCCTGAGCTCGTCTATTTGGATGTGAAAGAGAATCCTGCTCAAGAGTTAAAAAACCTTGATGCCTTTGGCAGACTGCTTGTGATGAAAGTATAA
- a CDS encoding FAD-dependent oxidoreductase — MKKKKLVIIGAGLSGLFSAVLLQERYDVTILEARDRTGGRIMGIEGHDMGPSWVWSHQKNILNLIETLGLVLFSQHTEGLATYDAPEGVQHFRPSQTHPSFRIQGGISQMVKALEKRLENPVHLHEKVCSLTQTNEVIMVQTADKTYEAEKVISTLPPRLALESIEYSPVLPEALHEKLQKIPTWMGYAAKCVIVYPDAFWREEGLSGFAISHLGPLSEIHDACTQDKAALFGFVHSHAKYENLEAEIIHQLTRLYGSKAAHPSNFYLVDWKKEPYTSTSLDAMPLREHPKYGFSATTFGGRLIFSGTESAYREGGYLDGAVTAALDLVKHF; from the coding sequence ATGAAGAAAAAGAAATTAGTGATCATCGGTGCAGGGCTTAGCGGACTCTTTAGTGCCGTATTGCTTCAAGAGAGGTATGATGTGACGATCCTGGAAGCACGTGATCGTACAGGTGGACGTATCATGGGGATAGAGGGGCATGATATGGGACCATCGTGGGTTTGGTCCCATCAAAAAAACATTTTAAATCTGATAGAGACTTTGGGTCTGGTACTTTTTTCACAACATACAGAGGGACTTGCCACCTATGATGCACCTGAGGGGGTACAACACTTCAGACCTTCCCAAACACACCCTTCATTCCGTATTCAAGGCGGTATCAGTCAAATGGTCAAAGCGCTGGAAAAGAGACTTGAAAACCCTGTACATCTTCATGAAAAGGTATGCTCTTTAACACAGACAAATGAAGTGATCATGGTTCAAACTGCAGATAAAACATATGAAGCAGAGAAGGTGATCTCGACGCTACCTCCGCGTTTAGCTCTAGAAAGCATAGAATATTCGCCTGTATTACCCGAAGCATTGCATGAGAAGCTGCAGAAGATACCTACATGGATGGGGTATGCTGCCAAGTGTGTGATAGTGTACCCTGATGCATTTTGGAGAGAAGAGGGCTTAAGCGGTTTTGCCATTTCGCACCTGGGACCTTTGAGTGAGATACATGATGCCTGCACACAAGACAAAGCAGCACTTTTCGGTTTTGTGCACAGCCATGCAAAGTATGAAAACCTGGAAGCCGAGATCATACATCAACTCACACGACTGTATGGAAGCAAAGCTGCCCATCCGTCCAACTTTTATCTTGTAGATTGGAAGAAAGAGCCTTATACTTCAACATCTCTTGATGCTATGCCTCTGCGTGAGCATCCCAAGTATGGATTCAGTGCAACAACCTTTGGCGGTCGGCTGATCTTTTCGGGTACAGAGAGTGCCTATAGAGAAGGCGGATATCTGGACGGGGCTGTCACTGCAGCGCTTGATCTAGTGAAACACTTTTAG